A portion of the Polaribacter cellanae genome contains these proteins:
- a CDS encoding tryptophan 2,3-dioxygenase family protein produces MERGKILKAIEEKYDKLGVPVDAMLEGLLHSKPITYWDYIQTDALLGLQTTRTTQPDEMVFIMYHQVNELLFKMILWEIDQVAKTIEVTVDKFSMHLGRISRYFDMLCSSFNVMADGMEKEQYLKFRNTLTPASGFQSAQYRKIEFASTELINLIDVRFRDSINRNSSFKHAYNHLYWQAAGKNYTTGQKSTLLNLFEKKYIGDFIDFMEDYNDINLSKKFKQLPKEVRENEDLIKEMRHYDYTVNVKWVMAHYNAAAKYIGGKEQDLEATGGSNWRKYMHPKYQRRIFFPYLWSTDELKNWGTF; encoded by the coding sequence ATGGAAAGAGGAAAAATTTTAAAAGCAATAGAAGAAAAATACGATAAATTAGGTGTTCCAGTAGACGCAATGTTAGAAGGATTATTGCATAGCAAACCAATTACATATTGGGATTATATTCAAACAGATGCACTTTTAGGTTTGCAAACAACAAGAACTACACAACCAGATGAGATGGTGTTTATTATGTATCATCAAGTAAACGAATTATTGTTTAAAATGATACTTTGGGAAATAGACCAAGTCGCAAAAACAATTGAAGTTACAGTAGATAAATTTTCGATGCATTTGGGACGAATTAGCAGATATTTTGATATGCTTTGTAGTTCATTTAATGTAATGGCAGATGGAATGGAAAAAGAACAATATCTAAAATTTAGAAACACGTTAACGCCTGCAAGTGGTTTTCAATCGGCACAATACAGAAAAATTGAATTTGCTTCCACAGAACTTATTAACTTAATTGATGTGCGTTTTAGAGATAGTATAAACAGAAATTCCTCATTTAAACACGCTTACAATCATTTGTACTGGCAAGCTGCTGGTAAAAATTACACAACTGGACAGAAATCAACCCTATTAAATCTTTTCGAGAAAAAATATATAGGAGATTTTATTGATTTTATGGAAGATTACAACGATATTAATCTTTCTAAAAAGTTTAAACAATTGCCAAAAGAAGTCCGAGAAAACGAAGATTTAATAAAAGAAATGCGTCATTACGATTATACAGTAAACGTAAAATGGGTAATGGCTCATTACAATGCAGCAGCAAAATATATTGGAGGAAAAGAGCAAGATTTAGAAGCAACAGGAGGTAGTAATTGGCGAAAATATATGCATCCAAAATATCAAAGGAGAATCTTTTTTCCCTATTTATGGAGTACAGATGAATTAAAAAACTGGGGAACTTTTTAG
- the hppD gene encoding 4-hydroxyphenylpyruvate dioxygenase, producing the protein MSKKEIKSVNYGLEKIFEGAQDFLPLLGTDYVEFYVGNAKQAAHFYKTAFGFQSYAYRGLETGAKDSVSYVLTQDKIKIILTTPLNSKSPINDHIVKHGDGVKIVALWVEDARKSYKETISRGAKSYMEPTVEKDEHGEVVRAGIYTYGETVHMFVERKNYNGAFLPGFRKWESDYNPPTSGLKYIDHMVGNVGWNQMNKWVKFYEDVMGFVNFLSFDDTQIHTEYSALMSKVMSNGNGRIKFPINEPAEGKKRSQIEEYLDFYEGAGVQHIAMATDDIIKTVSQLKANGIEFLSTPPEEYYRAVPGRLEEFSHELREDIEKLKGLGIMIDADEEGYLLQIFTKPVEDRPTLFFEIIQRMGAKGFGAGNFKALFESIEREQAKRGTL; encoded by the coding sequence ATGAGTAAAAAAGAAATAAAATCAGTTAATTACGGATTAGAAAAAATATTCGAAGGAGCACAAGATTTCCTTCCATTATTAGGAACAGATTATGTAGAATTTTACGTGGGTAACGCAAAACAAGCTGCACATTTTTACAAAACAGCATTTGGGTTTCAATCGTATGCGTATCGTGGCTTAGAAACTGGCGCAAAAGATTCCGTGAGTTATGTGTTAACCCAAGATAAAATCAAAATTATTTTAACAACACCTTTAAACAGTAAATCGCCCATAAACGACCATATTGTAAAACATGGAGATGGCGTTAAAATAGTGGCACTTTGGGTAGAAGATGCAAGAAAATCTTACAAAGAAACCATTTCTAGAGGCGCAAAATCTTATATGGAACCCACTGTAGAAAAAGACGAACATGGAGAGGTTGTAAGAGCAGGAATTTATACCTATGGAGAAACTGTACACATGTTTGTGGAGCGTAAAAACTACAATGGTGCATTTTTACCAGGTTTTAGAAAATGGGAATCCGATTACAATCCACCAACTTCAGGTTTAAAATATATAGACCATATGGTTGGTAATGTAGGTTGGAATCAAATGAATAAATGGGTAAAATTTTATGAAGATGTAATGGGTTTTGTTAACTTTTTATCATTTGACGATACCCAGATTCATACAGAATATTCAGCATTAATGAGTAAAGTAATGTCGAATGGAAATGGAAGAATTAAATTTCCAATAAACGAGCCAGCAGAAGGAAAAAAACGTTCTCAAATCGAAGAATATTTAGATTTTTACGAAGGTGCAGGTGTACAACATATTGCTATGGCAACAGACGATATTATTAAAACTGTTTCGCAATTAAAAGCAAATGGAATAGAGTTTTTATCTACACCACCAGAAGAATATTACAGGGCAGTTCCTGGAAGATTAGAAGAATTTAGCCACGAATTAAGAGAAGACATCGAAAAATTAAAAGGTTTAGGAATTATGATAGATGCAGATGAAGAAGGCTATTTATTACAAATTTTCACAAAACCAGTAGAAGATAGGCCAACCTTGTTTTTTGAAATCATTCAAAGAATGGGTGCTAAAGGTTTTGGAGCAGGAAACTTTAAAGCGCTTTTTGAATCTATAGAAAGAGAACAGGCAAAAAGAGGAACGCTTTAA
- a CDS encoding homogentisate 1,2-dioxygenase, whose translation MPFYHKLGEIPPKRHTQFRKKDGSLYYEQLFGTIGFDGMSTNSYHEHRPTMVKHIGKQYSVKPKIAKANNIKSYRFRGFQVPPENDYLESRKVVLTNADCNIILAAPKKSTTEYFYKNTDADEVIFIHKGTGKLRTHLGNLDFKYGDYLVIPRGIIYKLDFDNENNRLFIVESYSPVYTPKRYRNWFGQLLEHSPFCERDLRRPQELETYNELGDFLIKVKKQGEIIEMTYASHPFDVVGYDGYNFPYAFSIHDFEPITGRIHQPPPVHQTFETNTFVICSFVPRLYDYHPDSIPAPYNHSNIDSDEVLYYVDGDFMSRNDIDQGHISLHPAGIPHGPHPGATERSIGHTKTEELAVMVDTFKPLQVTEEAMKIADEDYYKSWL comes from the coding sequence ATGCCTTTTTATCATAAACTAGGAGAAATTCCACCTAAAAGACACACACAATTCCGCAAAAAAGATGGCAGTTTATATTACGAACAGTTGTTTGGTACCATTGGTTTCGACGGAATGTCTACCAACAGCTATCACGAACACAGACCAACAATGGTTAAACATATTGGTAAACAATATTCCGTAAAACCAAAAATTGCCAAAGCAAATAATATTAAATCTTACAGATTTCGTGGATTTCAAGTTCCGCCAGAAAACGACTATTTAGAAAGTAGAAAAGTTGTTCTTACAAATGCTGATTGTAATATTATTTTAGCGGCACCAAAGAAATCTACCACAGAGTATTTCTATAAAAACACAGATGCAGACGAAGTAATTTTTATCCATAAAGGAACAGGAAAATTAAGAACGCATTTGGGAAATCTCGATTTTAAATATGGAGATTATTTAGTAATTCCACGTGGAATTATTTACAAATTAGATTTCGACAACGAAAATAATCGACTTTTTATCGTAGAATCTTACAGTCCAGTGTATACACCAAAACGTTACAGAAACTGGTTTGGTCAGTTATTAGAACATTCGCCATTTTGCGAGCGAGATTTAAGAAGACCACAAGAATTAGAAACATATAACGAGCTTGGCGATTTCTTAATCAAAGTAAAAAAGCAAGGCGAAATTATAGAAATGACCTACGCTTCTCATCCTTTTGATGTCGTTGGTTACGATGGCTATAATTTTCCTTACGCATTTTCAATTCACGATTTCGAACCAATTACAGGTCGAATTCATCAACCACCACCAGTGCACCAAACTTTCGAGACAAACACATTTGTAATTTGTAGTTTTGTGCCACGTTTGTACGATTACCATCCAGATTCCATTCCTGCGCCTTACAATCATAGTAATATCGATTCAGACGAGGTTTTGTATTACGTAGATGGCGATTTTATGAGTAGGAATGACATCGACCAAGGTCATATTTCCTTGCATCCAGCAGGAATTCCTCATGGTCCACATCCTGGAGCAACAGAACGCAGTATTGGGCACACAAAAACCGAAGAATTAGCAGTTATGGTAGACACTTTTAAACCTTTGCAGGTTACAGAAGAAGCTATGAAAATTGCAGATGAAGATTATTATAAGAGTTGGTTGTAA
- a CDS encoding ferritin yields the protein MKTAIRKQMTIHPEVMDVLNDQIALEMHASASYLAMASWCDQRELLNSKAFFYKQAEEERAHGMKIFNFINDAGGAAISPSIPEVNNDFEGLREIYEKSLDQEIHVTQSIYKCFKQARKVDDFASEVFLQWFVSEQVEEEDTVRSILDVFELMGDMPLKMIDERLPTE from the coding sequence ATGAAAACAGCAATAAGAAAACAAATGACAATTCATCCAGAAGTTATGGATGTTTTAAACGATCAAATCGCATTAGAAATGCATGCATCTGCCTCTTATTTGGCAATGGCATCTTGGTGCGACCAACGCGAATTATTAAATAGTAAAGCTTTTTTTTACAAGCAAGCAGAGGAAGAAAGAGCACATGGAATGAAGATTTTTAACTTTATAAACGACGCTGGAGGCGCTGCAATTTCTCCTTCAATTCCAGAAGTTAATAACGACTTTGAGGGACTAAGAGAAATTTACGAAAAATCTTTAGACCAAGAAATACACGTAACACAATCTATTTACAAATGCTTTAAACAAGCAAGAAAAGTAGACGATTTTGCATCGGAAGTATTTTTACAATGGTTTGTAAGCGAGCAAGTAGAAGAAGAAGATACAGTAAGAAGCATTTTAGATGTTTTTGAATTGATGGGAGATATGCCATTAAAAATGATTGACGAACGTTTACCAACAGAGTAA
- a CDS encoding NAD(P)/FAD-dependent oxidoreductase: MITTDILIIGAGPTGLFTVFEAGLLKLRCHLIDALPQAGGQCSEIYPKKPIYDIPAYPEILAGDLTDKLMEQIKQFEPGFTLGERAETIEKQEDETFIVTTNKGTKHQAKVVAIAGGLGSFEPRKPPIPNIADFEDKGVEYIIRDPEFYRDKKVVISGGGDSALDWSIFLTDVASSVTLIHRRNEFRGALDSVEKVQELKDAGKINMITPAEVKGIIGTDKVAGVSVVQKGGEEFTIETDHFIPLFGLSPKLGPIANWGLEIEKNAIKVNNALDYQTNIPGIYAIGDVNTYPGKLKLILCGFHEATLMCQSAFQRIFPDKKYVMKYTTVGGVDGFDGTRKEAPKAVVKKIE; encoded by the coding sequence GTGATTACAACAGATATTTTAATTATTGGTGCAGGGCCCACAGGATTATTTACCGTTTTTGAAGCAGGATTATTAAAACTGCGTTGCCATTTAATAGACGCTTTGCCACAAGCAGGTGGGCAATGTTCAGAAATTTATCCCAAAAAACCAATTTACGATATTCCTGCATATCCAGAAATTTTAGCAGGCGATTTAACCGATAAATTAATGGAACAAATTAAACAATTTGAACCAGGCTTTACCTTAGGCGAACGTGCAGAAACCATCGAAAAACAAGAAGACGAAACTTTTATAGTTACTACAAATAAAGGTACAAAACATCAAGCAAAAGTAGTTGCAATTGCTGGTGGATTAGGTTCTTTCGAGCCAAGAAAACCACCAATTCCTAACATTGCAGATTTCGAAGACAAAGGAGTAGAATACATTATTCGCGATCCAGAATTTTATAGAGATAAAAAAGTGGTGATTTCTGGAGGGGGAGACTCTGCTTTAGACTGGTCTATTTTCTTAACAGATGTAGCTTCTTCAGTTACTTTAATTCACAGAAGAAACGAATTTAGAGGCGCTTTAGATTCTGTAGAAAAAGTACAAGAATTAAAAGACGCAGGTAAAATAAACATGATTACACCTGCAGAAGTAAAAGGAATTATAGGAACAGACAAAGTAGCAGGAGTTTCTGTGGTACAAAAAGGAGGGGAAGAATTCACGATTGAAACAGATCATTTTATTCCGCTTTTTGGCTTGTCACCAAAATTAGGACCAATCGCTAATTGGGGATTAGAAATTGAGAAAAACGCCATAAAAGTGAACAACGCTTTAGATTATCAAACTAATATTCCAGGAATTTACGCAATTGGCGATGTAAACACCTATCCAGGAAAATTAAAATTGATTCTTTGTGGATTCCACGAAGCAACTTTAATGTGCCAAAGTGCGTTTCAAAGAATTTTTCCAGATAAAAAATATGTAATGAAATACACAACAGTTGGTGGTGTAGATGGTTTTGATGGAACCAGAAAAGAAGCCCCAAAAGCAGTTGTTAAAAAGATAGAGTAG
- a CDS encoding NifU family protein: MTTQETLDNVEKALDEIRPFLMSDGGNIKLLSIEDSVVKVQLEGACTGCSVNQMTLKNGVEATIKKYAPQIEEVINVA, from the coding sequence ATGACAACACAAGAAACACTAGACAATGTAGAAAAAGCGTTAGATGAAATTCGTCCGTTTTTAATGAGCGATGGTGGTAATATTAAGTTACTTTCAATCGAAGATTCTGTTGTAAAAGTACAATTAGAAGGCGCTTGCACAGGTTGTTCTGTAAACCAAATGACGCTAAAAAATGGAGTGGAAGCAACCATTAAAAAGTACGCGCCACAAATAGAAGAAGTTATAAACGTAGCTTAA
- a CDS encoding Mrp/NBP35 family ATP-binding protein: MSFNKKDIQQALETITAPGEGKSLVENNNLKNVVIFGKEVIVEITINNPTLQAKKKVESEIIKAIKSNVSEDIDIKVNVTVEKPVAKENSNPNQIRGKEIPNIKNIIAIASGKGGVGKSTITANTAISLSKMGFNVGILDADVYGPSQHIMFDVEKERPLSVKVDGRSKMKPIENYGVKLLSLGFFTDPNQAVIWRGPMASKALNQLIFDGDWGELDFLLIDLPPGTGDVHLSIVQALPINGAVVVSTPQNIALADAKKGVAMFQQENINVPVLGIVENMAYFTPEELPDNKYYIFGKDGAKNLAEDIKTQFLGEIPLVQSIRESSDVGHPVALQEGTLLEEAFNNITKEMVAQLLKRNENLPPTEIVRITTMSGCSSVKK, encoded by the coding sequence ATGAGTTTTAACAAAAAAGACATACAACAAGCATTAGAAACCATAACAGCTCCTGGAGAAGGAAAAAGTTTGGTGGAAAATAACAACTTAAAAAACGTAGTAATATTTGGTAAAGAAGTAATTGTAGAAATTACAATTAACAATCCAACATTACAGGCGAAAAAGAAAGTTGAGTCAGAAATTATAAAAGCGATTAAAAGCAATGTTTCTGAAGATATAGACATAAAAGTAAATGTAACAGTAGAAAAACCAGTTGCCAAAGAAAATTCAAACCCGAATCAAATTCGTGGTAAGGAAATTCCAAATATTAAAAACATTATTGCAATTGCATCAGGAAAAGGTGGCGTTGGTAAATCTACAATTACAGCAAATACAGCAATTTCACTATCGAAAATGGGCTTTAATGTAGGTATTTTAGATGCCGATGTTTATGGACCATCGCAACATATTATGTTCGATGTAGAGAAAGAAAGACCACTTTCTGTAAAAGTAGATGGACGTTCGAAAATGAAACCCATCGAAAATTACGGAGTAAAATTATTATCTTTAGGGTTTTTTACCGATCCAAACCAAGCTGTAATTTGGAGAGGACCAATGGCTTCAAAAGCATTAAATCAGCTTATTTTCGATGGAGACTGGGGCGAATTAGATTTTCTTTTAATCGATTTACCACCAGGTACAGGAGATGTGCATTTATCAATTGTACAAGCATTGCCAATAAATGGCGCAGTTGTAGTAAGTACACCACAAAATATTGCATTGGCAGATGCTAAAAAAGGAGTTGCCATGTTTCAGCAAGAAAACATTAACGTTCCAGTTTTAGGAATCGTAGAAAATATGGCATATTTTACGCCAGAAGAATTACCAGATAATAAATATTACATTTTTGGAAAAGATGGCGCAAAAAACTTGGCAGAAGATATAAAAACGCAATTTTTAGGCGAAATTCCTTTAGTACAAAGCATTCGTGAATCTAGCGATGTTGGGCATCCAGTGGCGTTACAAGAAGGTACTCTTTTAGAAGAAGCTTTTAACAATATTACCAAAGAAATGGTGGCTCAACTTTTAAAAAGAAACGAAAATTTACCTCCAACAGAAATTGTTAGAATTACAACAATGAGTGGTTGCAGTTCAGTAAAAAAATAA